From a region of the Candidatus Jettenia caeni genome:
- a CDS encoding DNA-directed RNA polymerase alpha subunit, whose amino-acid sequence MRIRWRGLELPIRMDVEKETLTDKYGKFIAAPFERGFGHTIGNSLRRILLSSLEGCAVVSVKINNISHEFTYIPGIVEDVTDIMLNIKNLVVKLHTDQSKLIRIEANKKGEVKAKDIITDDNVEVINEDLHIATLSEDVDFSVEMQVQKGRGYVTAEENESEEQEIGLIALDSMFSPVRNVRYAIEETRVGRRTNYDRLIMEIWTNGVVSPEMALVEAAKILRKHLNPFVQYFEIGRELQQVEKRMGIESVPEISEEELNKKLSIPITELDLSVRASNCLETANILTVGDLVSKKEEQLLEIKNFGKTTLKEVKKKLTQLNLTIGMPVAAKQMEKGKG is encoded by the coding sequence ATGCGAATAAGGTGGAGAGGTCTTGAACTTCCAATCCGTATGGATGTGGAAAAAGAGACTTTGACCGATAAATATGGTAAATTTATAGCAGCTCCTTTTGAGCGCGGTTTTGGGCATACAATAGGAAATAGCTTACGTAGAATTTTACTCTCTTCGTTAGAGGGATGTGCTGTTGTATCTGTCAAAATAAATAATATAAGTCACGAGTTTACTTATATTCCAGGCATTGTTGAAGATGTGACAGATATAATGTTGAATATAAAAAATCTCGTTGTTAAGTTACATACGGATCAGTCGAAATTGATAAGAATTGAGGCAAATAAGAAGGGCGAAGTAAAAGCAAAAGATATTATTACTGATGATAATGTAGAGGTTATAAATGAAGATCTGCACATTGCAACACTCTCAGAGGATGTAGATTTTAGCGTAGAAATGCAGGTACAAAAAGGGCGTGGATATGTGACCGCTGAAGAAAATGAATCTGAAGAGCAGGAAATTGGATTAATAGCTTTAGATTCTATGTTTTCTCCTGTTAGAAATGTTCGTTATGCTATTGAAGAAACACGTGTAGGCAGAAGAACAAATTATGATAGACTTATTATGGAAATATGGACAAATGGTGTAGTTTCTCCAGAGATGGCTCTTGTTGAAGCTGCTAAGATTCTCAGAAAACATTTAAATCCATTTGTGCAGTATTTTGAAATTGGGAGAGAATTACAACAAGTCGAAAAAAGGATGGGAATTGAATCTGTTCCCGAAATATCAGAGGAAGAACTTAATAAAAAGCTTAGTATTCCAATAACTGAATTAGATTTATCAGTAAGGGCATCAAATTGCCTTGAGACTGCAAATATCTTAACAGTTGGTGATCTCGTTTCAAAAAAAGAAGAACAACTTCTCGAGATTAAGAATTTTGGTAAAACAACACTGAAAGAAGTAAAGAAAAAATTAACACAGCTGAATTTAACAATCGGAATGCCTGTGGCAGCTAAACAAATGGAAAAGGGGAAAGGATAA
- a CDS encoding 30S ribosomal protein S4 — protein sequence MARYVGPQCRLCRREGEKLFLKGIRCDTVKCAISKRKYPPGQFTWGRGKLSKYGIQFREKQKIKRFYGILERQFQNYYKKAEKQKGNTGENLLNIFERRLDNVLYLVSFAISRKQGRQIIQHGHISVNDKKVDIASYLVKAGDIIKPKNDESSLNIIKSNIEFVKGRNAPAWIEFRKDTLEAVVTQLPTRDDISVPIQEQLIVELCSK from the coding sequence ATGGCAAGATATGTAGGTCCACAATGCAGATTGTGTAGAAGAGAGGGTGAAAAATTATTCCTGAAAGGAATCAGGTGTGATACAGTAAAATGCGCAATCTCAAAACGCAAGTATCCTCCTGGTCAATTTACCTGGGGTAGAGGTAAGTTATCAAAATACGGTATTCAGTTTAGAGAAAAGCAAAAAATAAAGCGTTTTTATGGAATTTTGGAAAGGCAGTTTCAAAATTATTATAAAAAAGCTGAAAAACAAAAGGGAAATACAGGCGAAAACCTTTTAAATATATTCGAGAGAAGATTAGATAATGTTTTATATTTGGTCTCTTTTGCTATTTCAAGAAAGCAAGGTAGACAAATTATACAACATGGCCACATAAGCGTGAATGATAAAAAGGTAGACATAGCCTCATATCTTGTAAAGGCTGGGGATATTATAAAACCGAAGAATGATGAATCGAGCCTAAACATTATAAAATCGAATATTGAATTTGTTAAAGGCCGAAATGCCCCTGCTTGGATAGAATTTAGAAAAGATACCTTAGAGGCTGTGGTGACACAGCTCCCTACGAGGGACGATATTTCTGTTCCTATTCAGGAACAATTAATTGTCGAACTGTGTTCTAAATAA
- a CDS encoding GTP-binding protein, translating into MTQLVRDDIRNVAIIAHVDHGKTTLVDQLLKQSGTFRANQQIQNVERIMDSNDLERERGITILAKNTAINYKGVKINIIDTPGHADFGGEVERVLKMADGVLLLVDAAEGTMPQTRFVLRKALSYNLRPLVVINKIDRPDARCVEVLNEVFDLFVELNATDEQLDFMVLYASGREGFAKLSLEEANKDITPLLDAILHYVPKPNGDPNGSLQMQITSLDYNDYVGRIGIGRIFMGSINAGQQVTRIDKDGKQTVHKVVELFTFTGLGRQTTKSASAGDIVAITGIENIDISDTIASLENPQAMPKISIDEPTLSMIFSVNNSPFSGRDGKYVTSRNLRERLYRELRSNVALKVEDTETPDAFRISGRGLLHLSVLIENMRREGYEMQVSKPKVIFKELKGEKAEPIEYVVIDVPKEYEGQVISLLGARKGEMLSMDTDKDITHFEFKVPSRGLIGLRNRILSSTRGEAVMYHNFYDYEPYKGDIAHRIQGVLISMATGEATTYALDGLLDRGIMFVKPSDQVYEGMIVGEHCEQNDITVNVIRAKKATNIRCATAEKGIKLPPPREFSLEMALEYIEDDELVEITPKTFRLRKKLLTENERRVVRRQQTLEPVETSPEKA; encoded by the coding sequence ATGACACAGTTAGTAAGAGATGATATACGTAATGTGGCAATTATTGCCCACGTTGACCATGGTAAGACCACCCTTGTTGATCAATTGCTTAAACAGAGCGGCACATTCCGGGCCAATCAGCAGATACAGAATGTAGAGAGAATCATGGATTCCAATGATCTCGAACGTGAGCGGGGTATTACCATTTTAGCAAAGAATACTGCTATTAATTATAAAGGGGTAAAGATTAATATTATTGATACCCCCGGACATGCTGATTTCGGCGGAGAAGTGGAGCGTGTTCTTAAGATGGCTGACGGTGTCTTATTGCTGGTAGATGCAGCTGAAGGAACTATGCCTCAGACAAGATTTGTACTTCGTAAAGCACTGAGTTATAATTTAAGGCCTCTTGTGGTGATCAATAAGATTGATAGACCCGATGCCCGTTGTGTAGAAGTGTTGAATGAGGTCTTTGATCTCTTTGTCGAGCTGAATGCAACTGATGAACAGTTGGATTTTATGGTGCTTTATGCTAGCGGACGTGAAGGTTTTGCAAAATTATCTCTGGAAGAAGCTAATAAGGATATTACCCCGTTACTTGATGCTATTTTACACTATGTTCCCAAGCCCAATGGTGACCCTAACGGATCGCTGCAAATGCAAATAACCTCATTAGATTATAATGATTATGTTGGTCGAATTGGTATTGGTAGAATATTCATGGGTAGTATTAATGCAGGTCAGCAAGTTACGAGAATTGATAAAGATGGTAAACAAACAGTGCATAAAGTGGTAGAACTATTTACCTTTACAGGGCTAGGAAGACAAACTACAAAATCGGCTAGCGCTGGCGATATCGTTGCTATAACCGGGATTGAGAATATTGACATTAGTGATACGATTGCATCTCTTGAGAACCCGCAAGCAATGCCAAAAATTAGTATCGATGAACCAACGCTCTCCATGATATTTTCTGTCAATAATTCTCCTTTTAGTGGTCGGGATGGCAAATATGTGACCAGCCGAAACTTGAGAGAGAGGCTTTATAGAGAACTTCGTTCGAATGTAGCTCTTAAAGTGGAAGATACGGAGACACCAGACGCATTCCGGATTTCAGGGCGCGGGCTTTTGCATCTATCTGTATTGATTGAAAATATGCGGCGGGAAGGTTATGAAATGCAGGTTTCAAAGCCTAAGGTAATTTTTAAGGAACTAAAAGGGGAAAAGGCGGAACCTATAGAATATGTTGTTATCGATGTGCCGAAAGAATATGAAGGACAAGTTATCTCCTTATTAGGTGCCCGGAAGGGAGAGATGCTTAGTATGGATACCGATAAGGATATAACCCATTTTGAATTTAAGGTACCATCCCGTGGTTTAATTGGCCTGAGAAACCGCATCTTAAGTTCTACCCGTGGTGAAGCTGTAATGTACCATAATTTTTATGATTACGAGCCTTATAAGGGCGATATTGCTCATCGGATACAAGGTGTGTTAATTTCTATGGCGACAGGTGAGGCAACTACTTATGCTCTAGATGGATTGTTGGATAGGGGTATAATGTTCGTAAAGCCAAGCGATCAAGTGTACGAAGGGATGATTGTAGGTGAACATTGTGAGCAGAACGATATTACCGTGAATGTCATCAGGGCAAAAAAGGCTACTAATATCCGGTGTGCTACTGCAGAAAAAGGTATTAAACTTCCTCCACCCAGAGAATTCTCGTTGGAAATGGCTTTAGAATATATCGAGGATGATGAGCTAGTAGAGATTACTCCAAAAACCTTTCGATTAAGGAAAAAGCTTCTTACTGAAAACGAGCGTAGGGTTGTTCGCAGACAGCAAACCCTGGAACCTGTGGAGACTTCTCCGGAGAAGGCATAA
- a CDS encoding 30S ribosomal protein S13, which yields MPRIAGTDIPADKRIVISLTYIYGIGKALSEKILKDINIDENIRAKDLHEDQLSMISGYIEKSFATEGQLRRQEMQNIARMKSISCYRGIRHKIGLPVRGQRTKTNARTRKGRKKTVAGKKSVKELG from the coding sequence ATGCCGAGAATTGCAGGAACGGACATTCCAGCAGATAAAAGAATAGTTATTTCACTTACCTATATTTACGGAATTGGAAAGGCTTTATCTGAAAAGATATTAAAAGATATTAATATCGATGAGAATATACGCGCAAAGGATCTTCATGAAGATCAGTTAAGTATGATAAGCGGGTACATCGAGAAGAGCTTTGCTACAGAAGGTCAGTTGCGCAGGCAGGAAATGCAGAATATTGCACGCATGAAAAGTATCAGTTGTTATCGTGGAATACGGCATAAAATCGGTTTACCGGTTAGAGGTCAAAGGACAAAAACAAATGCACGTACCAGAAAAGGTCGTAAGAAGACGGTAGCCGGGAAGAAGAGCGTGAAAGAATTAGGTTAA
- a CDS encoding methyltransferase, whose product MEDKEAIAKELRSSKEFLNAIALNIEQAGDDRDVKKFNEVVGFCEQIIQIIQTYQIDKEVVFLECSCGKSYLSFAINYILSKRFSINTIFYGVDINQILIKKCNQTKDNLGYQNMHFINDRIINVQIEKPVDIVIALHACDIATDEAIAKGIKLGAKYIAVVPCCQNQIRNRLKIGHPLVNITDFGLLRYRFADILTEALRAQFLTGAGYYVKFTEVTSPKFTPKNLMIIARRKKGSKKYNMDKYKNLDEMFHTEFILQDYFSGYELR is encoded by the coding sequence ATGGAGGATAAAGAAGCTATAGCGAAAGAATTGAGATCTAGTAAAGAATTTCTGAACGCTATAGCCTTGAATATTGAACAAGCCGGCGATGATCGTGATGTAAAGAAATTTAATGAGGTTGTAGGTTTTTGTGAGCAAATTATACAGATCATTCAAACGTATCAAATCGATAAAGAAGTTGTGTTTCTTGAGTGCTCATGTGGTAAGTCCTACTTATCTTTTGCCATCAATTATATTCTCTCAAAGCGGTTTTCCATAAATACAATCTTTTATGGGGTAGATATTAATCAGATACTTATAAAAAAATGTAATCAGACAAAAGATAACCTTGGTTACCAAAATATGCATTTTATCAACGATAGGATTATCAATGTTCAAATTGAAAAGCCTGTTGATATTGTGATCGCGCTGCATGCGTGCGATATAGCTACAGACGAGGCCATCGCTAAGGGGATTAAATTAGGTGCTAAATATATTGCAGTTGTTCCTTGCTGCCAAAATCAAATAAGAAATCGTTTAAAAATAGGTCACCCCTTAGTGAATATAACTGATTTTGGGCTTTTAAGATATCGTTTTGCTGATATTTTAACAGAGGCCTTAAGGGCGCAGTTTTTGACAGGAGCCGGTTACTATGTGAAGTTTACGGAAGTAACTTCTCCTAAGTTTACCCCAAAAAATCTCATGATCATAGCCCGTAGAAAAAAGGGTAGTAAAAAATATAATATGGATAAATATAAAAATTTGGATGAAATGTTTCATACCGAGTTTATTTTACAAGATTATTTTAGCGGATATGAATTACGTTAA
- a CDS encoding CoA enzyme activase: MVIVAGIDIGSTTTKVVIMRDNTVLGSRLSSTGANCKRTVKQLLSNVLEEHHLKEEEVQYTVATGYGRRMICSNEIVTEITANARAAKWLMHEKQIVKTIINIGGQDCKVIALDNNGIMLDFAMNDKCAAGTGRFLEVMSRILEVELDELGTLSQKAEDIPPINSLCTVFGESEVISLLSQGRQVPDIIAGIHKSIAKRVGAMVKKIGIREAVFFDGGPAFNQGLKIALEQELGVKLHIPSDPQITTALGAAIIAYEHFLRKSK, translated from the coding sequence ATGGTAATAGTCGCAGGAATTGATATCGGTTCAACTACCACAAAGGTAGTAATAATGCGGGACAACACGGTCCTTGGCTCAAGGCTCTCCTCCACGGGAGCTAATTGCAAAAGAACGGTAAAACAGCTACTCAGTAATGTGTTAGAAGAACATCATCTAAAAGAAGAAGAAGTCCAATATACTGTGGCCACAGGGTACGGACGCAGGATGATCTGTAGCAATGAGATTGTCACCGAAATAACGGCCAACGCGAGAGCAGCTAAATGGCTCATGCATGAAAAACAAATTGTAAAAACCATTATAAATATTGGCGGACAGGATTGTAAAGTAATCGCATTAGATAACAATGGCATAATGTTGGATTTTGCAATGAATGATAAATGTGCCGCTGGAACAGGTCGATTTTTGGAGGTTATGAGCCGAATCCTTGAGGTAGAATTAGATGAATTGGGTACATTATCTCAAAAGGCAGAGGATATACCACCCATAAATAGCTTATGCACAGTTTTTGGCGAGTCTGAGGTTATTTCCTTATTATCACAAGGAAGACAGGTACCTGATATAATTGCGGGTATCCACAAATCAATTGCTAAGAGGGTAGGCGCTATGGTTAAGAAAATTGGTATCAGAGAAGCTGTATTTTTCGATGGAGGTCCTGCCTTTAATCAAGGATTGAAGATTGCATTGGAACAGGAATTGGGAGTCAAACTGCATATCCCATCTGACCCACAAATTACTACAGCGTTAGGCGCAGCAATTATTGCTTACGAGCATTTTCTCAGGAAATCAAAGTAA
- a CDS encoding translation initiation factor IF-1: MAKEEPIRVEATVKEALPNAMFWVELQNGHKVLAHVSGKMRMHFIKILPGDKVTIEMSPYDLDKGRIIYRQV, from the coding sequence ATGGCAAAAGAAGAACCAATAAGAGTTGAGGCGACTGTAAAAGAGGCGCTTCCCAATGCAATGTTCTGGGTAGAGTTGCAGAATGGCCATAAGGTGCTCGCGCATGTCTCTGGAAAGATGAGGATGCATTTTATTAAGATATTGCCTGGTGATAAAGTAACCATTGAAATGTCTCCTTATGATCTTGATAAAGGTAGAATTATTTATAGGCAAGTCTAA
- a CDS encoding DNA-binding protein, with product MNKQELVEMVAKECEMSKANGEKAVNAVLNGIKTGVKKNKEVRLIGFGSFTIKARKARKGRNPQTGATINIKASKAIKFTPGQDFKNIVNK from the coding sequence ATGAATAAGCAGGAGTTAGTTGAAATGGTGGCGAAGGAATGTGAGATGTCAAAGGCTAACGGGGAAAAGGCAGTAAATGCTGTTTTAAATGGTATAAAAACTGGTGTTAAAAAAAATAAAGAAGTCAGACTGATTGGATTTGGTAGTTTCACGATAAAAGCAAGAAAAGCACGAAAAGGCCGTAACCCACAAACAGGCGCTACAATTAATATCAAAGCAAGCAAAGCGATAAAATTTACTCCCGGACAGGATTTTAAAAATATCGTAAATAAGTAA
- a CDS encoding 50S ribosomal protein L36, translating to MKVRSSVKRICENCKIIRRKKIVRVICTNPRHKQRQG from the coding sequence ATGAAAGTTAGGTCTTCTGTAAAGAGAATCTGTGAAAATTGTAAAATAATAAGACGAAAAAAGATTGTTCGAGTAATTTGCACCAATCCCCGCCATAAGCAAAGGCAAGGATAG
- a CDS encoding septum formation protein, with translation MQKRRFVLASNSSRRIALLKLLGYKFDIIPHEIEEDVCCDILPSDLVQNLAFLKANDVAKRVDDAIIIAADTIISCKGAILGKPKDVYDAKRMLSMLSGTEHDVLSGICIINMPLKKKLLRIGRTYIKIRHITEEEIDAYIQTGEPLDKAGAYAIQGKGKKFIEKIDGSYTNAVGLPLEIVREMLNNILNDTNA, from the coding sequence ATGCAGAAAAGACGCTTTGTGCTTGCCTCAAATTCATCAAGGCGGATTGCCTTGCTGAAATTATTAGGATATAAGTTTGATATTATACCGCATGAAATAGAAGAAGATGTCTGCTGCGATATTTTACCATCAGATCTGGTTCAGAATCTTGCATTTCTAAAAGCAAATGATGTTGCCAAAAGAGTAGACGATGCCATTATTATTGCTGCTGATACCATTATTTCATGTAAGGGTGCTATTTTAGGTAAACCGAAAGATGTCTATGATGCTAAAAGAATGCTTTCAATGCTGAGTGGTACAGAGCACGATGTTCTATCGGGTATATGCATAATAAATATGCCATTAAAAAAGAAATTATTGCGAATTGGAAGAACATATATTAAAATTAGGCATATAACTGAAGAGGAAATTGATGCATATATTCAAACAGGTGAACCATTAGACAAGGCCGGTGCATATGCTATTCAGGGTAAAGGGAAAAAATTTATTGAAAAAATAGATGGTAGCTATACAAATGCGGTTGGTTTGCCATTAGAAATAGTCCGAGAAATGCTTAACAATATTTTAAATGATACCAATGCCTAG
- a CDS encoding 50S ribosomal protein L17, which yields MRHGMRGRHLSRTSAHRKALRQNITNSLFIYGRIITTLEKAKETKSFAEKIITIVKKGLLKKNTDRPGYVHCYRQVLSKLGNADVVEKLFGEGQWREAGSIIQGYMNRNGGYTRILKLSGTRLGVLSGSSVGKVPVLEYKMEGKDRKLRLLGRRLNDNASRVIFELVEGQTRIDEEVKPEVITA from the coding sequence ATGAGACACGGAATGAGAGGAAGACACTTATCGAGGACTTCTGCTCATAGAAAGGCGTTAAGGCAGAATATTACTAATAGCCTTTTTATATATGGTAGAATCATAACAACACTTGAAAAGGCAAAAGAGACAAAATCTTTTGCTGAAAAAATTATTACTATTGTTAAGAAAGGGTTATTAAAGAAGAATACAGATAGACCTGGATATGTTCATTGCTATCGTCAGGTTCTCTCAAAACTAGGAAATGCTGATGTAGTAGAAAAGCTTTTTGGAGAAGGACAATGGCGTGAAGCAGGAAGTATCATTCAAGGGTACATGAATCGAAATGGTGGATATACAAGAATATTAAAGTTATCCGGTACCCGGTTAGGAGTATTATCCGGTAGTAGTGTGGGTAAGGTGCCTGTGCTTGAGTATAAAATGGAAGGAAAGGATAGAAAATTACGATTATTGGGAAGAAGACTGAATGATAATGCATCCCGCGTGATTTTTGAATTAGTTGAAGGTCAGACACGCATAGATGAAGAAGTTAAGCCTGAAGTCATCACGGCTTAA
- a CDS encoding precorrin-4 C11-methyltransferase codes for MKVFFIGAGPGDPELLTIKGLKAIQHAGYCIYAGSLVNAELLKHLPMHAKIYDSSCMSLEDMVVLYKEAMEQNTDVVRIHSGDPSIYGAIQEQMHALDELGIPYEVIPGVSSFIAAAAVLRQELTLPGITQTIVITRMEGKTPIPEKEHLSALAAATPTLCIFLSIDKIEEIVKILSSHYSNDCPVAVVYKATWPDQKIIRSKLSDIAERVKQESIKKTALIIVGRVLEKEFNRSVLYS; via the coding sequence ATGAAAGTATTTTTTATAGGGGCAGGGCCAGGTGACCCTGAATTGCTCACAATTAAGGGACTCAAGGCTATTCAACATGCAGGCTACTGTATTTACGCAGGCTCTCTCGTAAATGCAGAATTACTGAAACATCTTCCGATGCATGCAAAGATATATGATTCTTCATGTATGAGCTTGGAGGATATGGTGGTTCTCTATAAAGAAGCAATGGAACAAAATACGGATGTCGTAAGGATACATTCAGGAGACCCGTCGATTTATGGTGCAATACAGGAACAAATGCATGCACTGGATGAGCTAGGAATTCCGTATGAGGTTATTCCGGGAGTCAGCTCCTTTATTGCTGCTGCCGCAGTTTTAAGGCAGGAATTAACCCTCCCAGGCATTACACAAACCATTGTAATTACTCGTATGGAGGGAAAAACCCCTATTCCTGAAAAAGAGCACTTGAGTGCCTTAGCAGCCGCAACTCCTACGCTCTGTATTTTTTTGAGTATTGATAAAATTGAAGAAATCGTAAAGATATTGTCGTCCCATTATAGCAATGATTGTCCGGTTGCTGTCGTTTATAAAGCGACCTGGCCTGATCAAAAAATTATCCGTTCAAAATTATCGGATATTGCTGAAAGGGTTAAGCAGGAATCTATAAAAAAGACAGCACTTATCATTGTTGGAAGAGTATTAGAAAAAGAATTTAACAGATCTGTATTATACAGTTAA
- a CDS encoding 30S ribosomal protein S11, which translates to MSTAVKKKARHNVTRAIANIKATFNNTYVTISDVNGETICWASAGTVGFKGSRKSTPFAAQKAASSAAEKAKKYGVQEIEIRVKGPGPGRESAITAIQSSGLNLKAIEDVTPLPHNGCRPRKKRRV; encoded by the coding sequence ATGTCAACTGCGGTAAAGAAAAAGGCAAGACATAATGTTACACGAGCAATTGCGAATATTAAGGCAACATTTAATAATACCTATGTTACAATATCAGATGTTAATGGTGAAACAATATGCTGGGCAAGTGCTGGTACGGTAGGTTTCAAAGGATCGCGCAAGAGCACTCCATTTGCTGCTCAGAAGGCAGCATCGAGCGCTGCTGAAAAAGCTAAAAAATATGGGGTTCAGGAAATTGAAATTAGAGTGAAGGGCCCAGGCCCCGGCAGAGAATCTGCTATTACAGCAATTCAGTCTTCAGGATTGAATTTGAAGGCGATTGAGGATGTAACACCGCTTCCCCATAATGGTTGTCGGCCAAGAAAAAAACGCAGAGTATAA
- a CDS encoding 2-dehydro-3-deoxyphosphooctonate aldolase, with the protein MLTHNELLFIVRNRYFTLFSYEFDPDTFCKMMHIKNLSIGQGLPLIFIAGPCVIESFESCLKLAEELKTFFQIKNMPFIFKASYDKANRTSVHSYRGPGLKEGIRILADIKKRLDVLILSDVHCKEDIPIVSETLDIIQIPAFLCRQTDLILAAAKTGKPINIKKGQFLAPWDMKAVVEKIRSTGNELILLTERGTSFGYNNLVSDMRSLVIMRKLGYPVIYDATHSVQLPGGRGNTSGGERDMIIPLARAAVATGCDGLFLEVHDNPEKALSDASTVLPIKDIPHLIEQLSDIHNIIKPKA; encoded by the coding sequence ATGTTGACACATAACGAATTGTTATTTATAGTACGTAATCGTTATTTTACCCTATTCTCCTATGAGTTTGATCCTGATACTTTCTGTAAAATGATGCATATTAAGAATTTGTCTATAGGGCAAGGCTTGCCCCTGATTTTCATCGCTGGTCCATGCGTTATAGAAAGCTTTGAGAGTTGTTTGAAATTAGCAGAAGAATTAAAGACCTTTTTTCAAATAAAAAACATGCCTTTTATTTTTAAGGCATCATATGATAAGGCAAACCGAACATCCGTTCATTCATACAGGGGACCAGGCCTTAAAGAGGGAATAAGGATTCTTGCTGATATTAAAAAGCGATTGGATGTATTGATACTTTCTGACGTTCATTGCAAGGAAGATATACCGATCGTATCGGAAACACTGGATATAATACAAATTCCTGCTTTTCTCTGCCGCCAAACCGATTTAATTCTGGCAGCAGCAAAAACCGGTAAGCCTATTAATATAAAAAAGGGACAATTTTTGGCTCCCTGGGATATGAAGGCCGTTGTTGAAAAAATACGAAGTACCGGGAACGAACTGATTTTATTAACAGAACGGGGAACTTCCTTTGGTTATAATAATCTTGTGAGCGATATGCGATCGTTGGTTATTATGCGTAAATTAGGGTATCCTGTGATTTATGATGCCACACATAGTGTTCAATTACCGGGGGGGAGGGGAAATACTTCCGGAGGTGAAAGGGACATGATTATACCCCTTGCCAGGGCTGCTGTGGCGACAGGATGTGATGGATTGTTCCTGGAAGTACATGACAATCCTGAGAAAGCACTGTCTGACGCCTCAACCGTGCTGCCGATAAAAGACATTCCTCATCTCATTGAGCAGTTATCTGATATCCATAACATTATTAAGCCCAAGGCTTAA
- a CDS encoding putative phosphatase gives MPRNFSWLIKDEIAGMGRPISIVTDLEFLKDNGIEAIVSLTEVPLHKTLIEEFGFEYKHIPVADFTSPTQEQIDEFLYFVNNLISSKKKIVVHCDAGAGRTGTMLACYLVNKGCSARKAILEVRTRRPGSVETMEQEDTVVKYEERLLKKRSD, from the coding sequence ATGCCTAGAAATTTTAGTTGGCTGATAAAAGACGAAATTGCCGGTATGGGGAGACCTATATCGATAGTAACAGATCTTGAATTCCTGAAAGATAATGGAATTGAAGCGATAGTTTCCTTAACGGAGGTACCGCTTCATAAAACTTTAATAGAAGAGTTTGGGTTTGAATATAAACATATTCCTGTGGCTGATTTTACATCACCAACTCAGGAACAAATCGATGAATTCTTATATTTCGTAAATAATCTTATATCTTCTAAGAAAAAGATTGTTGTTCATTGTGACGCTGGAGCTGGTAGAACAGGAACTATGTTAGCCTGTTACCTTGTAAATAAAGGTTGCAGTGCGAGGAAAGCTATTCTGGAAGTACGTACAAGAAGACCAGGTTCAGTTGAAACTATGGAACAAGAGGATACTGTGGTAAAGTACGAGGAAAGACTTTTGAAGAAACGTAGTGATTAG